The DNA segment AAGCCCCGCCCGCTCGCCGCCTCGGAAGAAAAGCTCGCCCACGCCCGCCGGAATCTCGAGGCGCTGCAGGCCGAAATCAAGGCCCTGAAGCTCGAAGGTCAGAAGCGCGAGCACGCCGTCAAGGAGTACGACGAGAAGATCGCCAAGCTCCAGGCCCAGGCCCTCCAGGCGCGCAAGAACGACGAATATCAGGCCTTCCAGAAGGAAATCTCCGGCGTCAAGGCCGACAAGGGACGCGTGGAGGACGGCCTGCTGGACATCTACATGCAGATCGACGAGAAGGCCAAGCTCGAGAAGGTCCGGCAGGAGGAGCTGCGCCAGGCCGAGTCCGAGCACGCCGCCGCCCGCAAGAAGGTCGAGGGGGAGATCGAGGAGCTCGACCGCCAGATCGAGGAGCTGCTCTCGCGCCGGCAGGGGGTGACCTCCGCCGTGGAGAAGGACGTGCTGCGGCTCTACGAGCGGATTCTCGAAGCCAAGGAGGACGGGACGGCGCTGGCGGCGGTCGGGAAGTACGAGGTCGTGGAGGAGGAGGGGAAGGTCACCTACTGGCAGTGCGAGGGGTGCGGCGTGGGCCTCAACATGCAGGACGTCAACCTTCTCATGATCGGCAAGGATCTTCAGACCTGCCGCAACTGCTCCCGGATTCTCTTCCTCAAGCCCCAGTAGCCCCCGGTCGGCATCCCGCCGGATAGAAGGCCAGCCTCACGTCGGCCACGCGGAAGACGTCCCGCGCGCGCAGCGGCTCGTCCGTCACGCGGCGATTCCCGATCCAGGTTCCGAAACGGGTGCCCAGGTCCTTGAGGAAACAGGCGTCCCCGTTGCGGTACACCTCGGCGTGACGCGGATCCGCCTCGGGGTGCCGCACCACGATCGTGCAGCGGGGATCGCTGCCCACCCGGAGGGACGTTCCGACGATGGGGAATTCGACGCCCTCCTCGGGCCCGTCGAGGGGCACCACCCGCGGCGACCGCTCCAGCCGCCCCGCCTGCGTGCGCAGGTAGGCGCGGGCGGCTTCCGCGCCGGCCTCGAAGCGGAAGTAGCTCTGCATGCCGAGATTGTTGAAGATCACCTTGACCTTGGGCTGGACGTCCACGAGCACCAGCGCCCCGCCGCGGCGCTCGAGGGTCGCCGCCAGGTCCATGAGATAGCCGAAGCCGGCGCTCGTCACGTAGGAGACGTTTCCCATGTGGATCGAGACGAACGTGGTGCGGGCGTCCAGAACGCGGTCCAGCCGCTCCTTGAGGAGCGCGGCGTTGGAGGCGTGGACGCCGCCCTCGACGAGGATTTCCAGCGAGCGCGGCAGGTCCAGGATGGGCGAGGCGCGAAGGACGAGCTCGGGCATACCCGAATTCTATCCCGGGTCCCGGGATCAGGGGAGGACCCTCGACGGATCCGCCTTGGGAACGAGGCGCCGGCCCAGACCCAGGCAGCTCCGGCACGCCCAGAGGACGTTCCGGAAGATCCAGCCCCGCCCCTCGCAGGCGGTGCAGGGCAGCTCCGTGCAGATCTCCTCCATCTCGGGGGGAGGCTTCGGGGCCTCGCACTGGCGGCAGTCGATGTACCCGTCGCGGCACTTCTCGCAGCGGACGAGCCTCTCGACGCCGGTGCTCTTGCAGGGCGGGCAGTTGTCCAGCTGGAAGCCCACCTTGTTGATCATGCGTCCGCTGCCCTTGCAGGCCTTGCAGACGAACTTGATCTCCTTCTTGCCGTGGCAGTTCGTGCAGCGGAGGCGACCCTCGCCGCCGCAGACGGAGCAGTTCGCGGCGGCGCGGATCGACTTGACGAGCGCCGCCAGGTGCTCCCGCACGGCCGCCTCGGGCGCCCGGATGGACTGGAAGGCCTCCGCCGGACGCTCGAACCCCCGCTTCTTCTGATGAATCATTCGGAGCATCGCATAGGCCCAGACGTAGCGCACGAGGGGCGTGTCCACGGCGCGGTGCTCCTTAAGCCAGGCCAGCACGGCCAGGTCGAAGTCCCCGGCCGCGATCCAGCCCTGCAGGTCGCGCACGACGTGGCCTTCGGGGGTCCCCGGGATTCCGTTGCGGACGACGAGCCCCAGGATCTGGGCGGCCCGGTCGGTGTCGGGAGTGCGGGGCGCGTGGCCCAGATGCCCGGCGCCGAAAAGGGAGAGCGCCTCGGCCGCCGAGGAGGCGCCGGATTTCCGCAGCGCCGCGATCTGCTCGGCCAGGAACGCCACCGCGTTCTGGTGGAGCGCCGGCGTGAGCTTGAGAGGATCCCGCATCCAGGGCTGGGAGAAGTAAAGCTGGAGCTTTTCGAGGGAGGCGCCCTGGAGATCCCACTCGCGGTCGCTGCGGGAGAGGAAAAGCATCGCGGCCGTGGCCAGCTCGTAAATCTCCGGGTGGCGCGCGCGCTGGACGCGGAAAGCCTCCCGGGCGGCGAGCCGTTTGGCGTCGTCGGCCCGCTGGGCGGGGTTCAGGAGAACGCCGAAGGCTTCCTCCAGGGGGGGCGTTCCGGGAGGCGCCGGATCCGGGCGCGGCGCCGGCGCGGGCGTCTCCGGGCGGCGCGCGATCTCGCTGCCCAGACGGTCCCGGCAGAGACGCATGAGCTGCATGATGAGCATGAGCTTCTTTCCGAGAGCGTCGTTCTCGGGGAAGAGATCGACGACGCCCGCGTAAAGCTCGCGCGCCTGGGTCACCTTGGCGATGGCTTCCCGGATCCTGGGCTGCTGCTCGGCCACGGAGGAGAGGGCCATCGCCGCTTCGAAGTCTTTCTTGGCGGCTTCGTAAAGCTCGTCGGCGTTTCCGAGGAGTTCCCGGGGATCCTTGACGATCTTCTCGACCTCCTCCTTGAGAAAGGTCCGCAGGCCCGCGTCGGTGGCGACTTCGTAATGAGTCCCCTTGTCGGCCACGCGGCCGGCCACGCGGCCGCCGTCCTTGAGGACCACCACGTCCGCCGCCAGCGGAAGGGCCCCCAGGAGGAAAGACAGGATCAGAACGCCCCGGCGCATTCGATACCCTCCCCGGATGAGGAACCGCAGACGCAAATTCAACACGTTAGACGCGCGGTGCGCGGCGAAGTTTGCGAAAAAAAGCGCGGAGATTTCACTTCTTCGGCTCGACACGGGGAGTCATGACGTCCCCCACGGGAGCCGTGCCGCGGCGCAGGAAAAGAAGCGCGTAGCAGGTATCCAGGACGTCCGTCGGAGGGATGTCGTCCCCGTTGTCCCACCGCCCGTCGGCCTGCTGTCCCTTCAGGAGAACTTCCGCCCCTTCCCGATACCACCAATGAGAACCCAGCTTCTCGTAAAGGCCCAGGGTTCCGACGCGCTCGAGGCCGTAGAGGAAGTAATAATGGCGCGCCTTGCCGAGGCCCGGGTTCTCGGTCACCGACCAGTTCCGGACGAGCCAGGCGAATCCGTCGTAAATCGCGCGGTCCACGGACTCGGAAGCCTTCTTGCCGAGCTGCTTGCCGAGGATGGACTTGGCGATGATGAGGCTTCCCACTCCGGCGGAGGTCATCGAACCCGTCACGCGCTCTTCCTCGGGCCGGCCGCCTTTGGCGATGTAAGCCCAGCCACGCGCGCGATCCTCGCCGGACGGAGCGTAGACGCTTCGCTCGCCCGCCTTGAAGTCCGGAGACCGGTCGAGCTTGGGGCCGTCCTTTTCCTGGGAGGAGATGATGAAATTCATGGCGCGAAGGACCGCCCCGGGATCCACGGCGACCTTCATGCGCGTGGCGCTTTTGAGGCCGAAAAGAACGATCTGGGTGGCGGAGATGTCCTCGTCGCTTCCGACGTGCCCGAGCGGCTTGCCGTACCGCCAGCCGCCCTTTTCCGTCTGCTCTTCCAGGAGGGCGCGGACGATGCCCGACAGGAAGGCCAGATTCTGGGGGGAGGGCGTGTATTTGGGCTCCTTGAAGTCGCCGACCCGCTCGGAAAGTTTCAGGCCCTTCTTCTTCATAAGGTCGGCCTGGGCGGATTCGTGGAGCGCCTCGAACGCCATGAGGATCGCGGCCCGGTCGTAGTGGGTGATGATGTTGCCCCGCTGGCCGGCGTACTCCTTGAGGAAGGCAAAGCCCTTTTCGATCACCGGATCGTTGTGGGGCACGTCGCTCTTGAGGAGCGCCAGGAGCGAGAACGCCGCGAGGCCGGGTTTGTTGTGATAGCCCACCTTGCCGGGTTCGTAGGTGCGGCCGCCGCTGGATTCGCCGAAGTGGCCTTCGGGCTTCTGCTGCGCCTTGAGCCAGTCCACGCCCCGGCTGATGGCCTCATCCACTTTCTTGAGGAATTCGGCCGGCGTATCCTGCGAGGGCGAAAGAAGCAGACAGAAGGCGAGAGCGCTCATGGAAAGGACCTCCGGTTCTCCACACCTGTCGTTCCCGCTCCCGCCGGGAGTGTTCCGCCTTTCCCGGGGCTCGCCCCCCCGAGGACGCCTAGATTATCCGTTCGGGCCTCGGGCAGGTAGGAAAATCACCCGACCCTCCCCGTCCGCCCCAGCCCCTCGGCGCCCCGCCCGGCGGGACAGCCCCGTCCGTCGAGGTGGTGGAGGGGGCGGGATTCGAACCCGCGAGTCGGCGGAACCGACTACCGGTTTTCAAGACCGGCCCAATCGACCGCTCTGGCACCCCTCCGGGGGCCGAGGGCGCCGCGGCGATCAGGCTATCGGAGGAGTCCCGGAGGGTCAAGCGGACTACGGCCGCGCCTCGCGCCGCGAGCGGAAGAACGAGCGGATGAGGTCCGCGGCGCGCTCCGCCCGGACCCCCCGCACGACCGGAATCCGGTGGTTGAGCCGCTTCTCCGAGACGATGTTGAAGACGCTTCCGCAGGCCCCCGCGATCGGGTCGTCCGCCCCGTAGACGATCCGCGCCACGCGGGACAGCACCAGCGCCCCCGCGCACATCGGACAGGGTTCGATCGTGACGTAAAGCTCCGCCCCCTCCAGACGCCAGTTCGCGAGCGACTCCGCCGCCTGGGTGATCGCGATCATCTCCGCGTGCGCCGTGGCGTCCCGCAGGGTTTCGACCTGATTGTGCGCCCGGGCGAGGATCCGGCCGTCCTTGACGATCACGGCGCCCACGGGGACTTCGCCCGCCGCGGCGGCGCGCTCCGCCTGCCGCAGGGCCTCGTCCATGAAATGCTCGTCTACGTTCACGATTTCCATTCTAGCGGTCCGGGAGAGGCGGACAAGGCGGCCTTCACGACCGCAGCAGAAGCCACGCGAAGGCCCCCGCGGCCGCCGCCGCCGCGGCCGCCCAGAGCGCGATCCTTAGCGGAGAGCGACCCGCGGCCTCCGGCCGGCTTCCTTCCGGCCCGACCGGAATCCCCACCGCCTTGCGCAAGGCCGCGATCGCCTCCGGCAGCGTCCGGTAGCGCTGCGACGGCTGCTTGGCGCAGATCTTCCGCAGGACGGACTCAAGCGCTTCCGGAACCTCCGGATTGTGCGGACGTACGGGCGGCAGCGGGTCGTGAATCTGCTTGCGCAAGGTTTCAACGAGGCTGCGGCCTTCGAACGGCTTGCGCCCCGTGAGCATCAGGTAGAGGAGAATCCCGCACGAATAGAGGTCCGCCGGGGGGCCCGCGGATTCGCCCATCGCCTGCTCCGGCGCCATGTAGGCCGGCGTTCCCACGACGTTGCCGGAAAGGGTCAGGATCGTGTTGGCCTCCGCGTCCTTGGCCAGCCCGAAGTCGATCACCTTCGCGCGTCCGTCCGCCGTCAGAAGCACGTTCGCCGGCTTCACGTCCCGATGCACGACGCCGCGGCCGTGCGCGTGATCGAGCGCCGAAAGAATGTCGCAGACGATTTCGACCGCCCGCCGCGGCGGGAGCTTCTTCTCCCGCACGATGAGGTCCACGAGGGACCCGCCCTCGACGTACTCGGACACGATGTACGTGTGCGGGCCGTCCTGGCCCATCTCGAACGTCTCGACGATGTTGGGATGCTGGAGCCGGAGGGTCGTGTCCGCCTCGCGCTTGAAACGCCCCTGGATGCCGGGCATCCGGCTGTACTCCTCCGTGAGGATCTTGATCGCCACCTTCCGGCCGGTCTGGGCGTGTTCGCCCAGGTAGACGGCCCCCATGCCTCCCTTGGCGATCCGGCGGACGACGCGCCAGGTCCCGATCGTGCGTCCCTCGAAGGGATCCTTCCGCGCCGCCGCGGGCGCGGCCGCCGGGGCGGCCGGCGCCGGCGCCCCGCCGCCGCCCAGGATCTCCTCGGCCACGATCTCGAGATAGGCCCGGCAGGGCTCGCACTTGTAGCGGCGCTGCGCCTGGAAATCCGGAACGGTGAACCGCCGGCGGCACTGCGGGCACCGAAGGACCGCCGTGCCCTGATGAGCCACGACGCGCGCCACCTGCTCGGGCGGCGCCGCCCCCAGGTTCAGGACGACCTGGGCCAGCGTGAGCGACACTCCCTGGTCGCGGAAGCCCTTCTGCGTGGCCAGGCATTCCTGGAGCTTGGCCTCCGTGAGAACGCCCAGGCGCACGAAGAGCTCCGGCTCGGGTTCCCGGATTTCGGCCGTCGCCATGGCGAGGCCCATGATATCGCCGCTCCCGCGCCCCTGTACATGGATTCCTCCTTCCCGGTCCCCGGAAGGTTCCGTATAATTCCTGATGGCCCAGGCGTCTCCGGGGGGGTAGGGCCCGCCGGCGCGGCATTTCCATCCGGACCGCGGTTCGTCGCCGACCGTCGCCTGCGGCCCGGTTGGAGCCGGACGTGACGGAACTTCAAGGATCGGGAGATGTCGGCCGCCAGCTGCTCCTGGGCAAGAAGCTCCTGGAGCGCGGGTTTCTCACCCCCGATCAGCTCCGCGAAGCCCTGACCGAACGCGCGCAGAGCCTTTCCCAGGGAAATCCCCGGCCGCTGGCGGCGATCCTTCTTCAAAAGGGATTCGTCACCGAAAGCCAGCTCCGGATCGCCCTGGACGAGACGTCCGGGCAGGCTTCCTCCCCCCGCGCTTCCTCCGCGTCCGCCGCCTCCGCGCCTCTTCTGGCCCCCGCTCCGACGGCCTCCGCTCCGGAACGGCTGGGGAAATACGAGCTCCTGCGCGAACTGGGCCGCGGCGGCATGGGCGTCGTCTACGAGGCGCGCGACGCGGACCTCGGCCGCAAGGTCGCCCTCAAGCTCATGATCACGCCGGCCGGGGCCGATCCCAAGGAAGTCGCCCACGACGAGGAGCGCTTCGTTCAGGAAGCCCAGCTGACCGCCAAGCTCAAGCACCCCAACATCGTCACCGTCTACGAGGCGGGGATCCTGGACGGCCGCCGCTTCATCGCCATGGAGCTCGTGGAGGGGTTGCCCTTCTCCCAATGGCGCAAACAGAGCGGTGCGTCCCTCAAGCAGCAGGTGGCGGTTCTGCGCGACGTGGCGCTGGCCGTCCATCACGCGCACGAGCAGGGGGTCCTCCATCGGGATCTCAAGCCGCGCAACGTTCTCGTTTCCCCGGACGGGCATGCGTACGTCACCGACTTCGGACTGGCCAAGCCGCTGGGGACGAAGGTTCACGCCTCCCTCACCGGCTCCGGGGCGGTCGTCGGCACGCCCGCCTACATGAGCCCCGAGCAGGCTCAGAGCGGCCACCGGGTCGATTGGCGGACCGACATCTGGTCCCTCGGGGTCATGCTGTACGAGATCCTGACGGACCGGACGCCGTTCACCGGGGAGTCGCCCCTCGAAATTCTGATGAAGGTGGTCAAGGACGACGTCGTTCCGCCCAGCCGGGCGGCCACGGGCGCCGCGGCGCGCGAGATCGACAAGGCGATCGAGAACGTCTGCCTGAAGGCCCTGGCCAAGCGGGACCGGGACCGCTACCCGACCGCGCGGGCGTTCGCGGAAGATCTCACCCGGTGGCTTTCCGGCCAGGAAGTCCGCACCGTGGCGCCCCGGCCCGTCCGGAAGCCCTCCTACGTGCGGGCGGCCGTTCTGGGGGCGGCGATCGGCGTCGCCGGCGTCGGAGGGCTCATGCTGGCCGTCTCCGTGCGCCGCCCGTCGGTGACCGCGGAGCTCGCGGAGGCTCACCGGCACATGGACGAGGAAAACTACACGGAGGCGCTGATCGCCTTCACCCGCGCGCTGGCCAAGGATCCGGAGAACGCCGGGGCGATCGAGGGGGAGCGCCGCGCCCGCGAGGCGCTCCGCCGGAAGTCCCTCGAGCGGGAACAGCAACTCCGGGCCGCGCTGGAGGCC comes from the Planctomycetota bacterium genome and includes:
- a CDS encoding STAS domain-containing protein translates to MPELVLRASPILDLPRSLEILVEGGVHASNAALLKERLDRVLDARTTFVSIHMGNVSYVTSAGFGYLMDLAATLERRGGALVLVDVQPKVKVIFNNLGMQSYFRFEAGAEAARAYLRTQAGRLERSPRVVPLDGPEEGVEFPIVGTSLRVGSDPRCTIVVRHPEADPRHAEVYRNGDACFLKDLGTRFGTWIGNRRVTDEPLRARDVFRVADVRLAFYPAGCRPGATGA
- the tadA gene encoding tRNA adenosine(34) deaminase TadA, which translates into the protein MEIVNVDEHFMDEALRQAERAAAAGEVPVGAVIVKDGRILARAHNQVETLRDATAHAEMIAITQAAESLANWRLEGAELYVTIEPCPMCAGALVLSRVARIVYGADDPIAGACGSVFNIVSEKRLNHRIPVVRGVRAERAADLIRSFFRSRREARP
- a CDS encoding serine/threonine-protein kinase; the encoded protein is MATAEIREPEPELFVRLGVLTEAKLQECLATQKGFRDQGVSLTLAQVVLNLGAAPPEQVARVVAHQGTAVLRCPQCRRRFTVPDFQAQRRYKCEPCRAYLEIVAEEILGGGGAPAPAAPAAAPAAARKDPFEGRTIGTWRVVRRIAKGGMGAVYLGEHAQTGRKVAIKILTEEYSRMPGIQGRFKREADTTLRLQHPNIVETFEMGQDGPHTYIVSEYVEGGSLVDLIVREKKLPPRRAVEIVCDILSALDHAHGRGVVHRDVKPANVLLTADGRAKVIDFGLAKDAEANTILTLSGNVVGTPAYMAPEQAMGESAGPPADLYSCGILLYLMLTGRKPFEGRSLVETLRKQIHDPLPPVRPHNPEVPEALESVLRKICAKQPSQRYRTLPEAIAALRKAVGIPVGPEGSRPEAAGRSPLRIALWAAAAAAAAGAFAWLLLRS